A single Salvelinus sp. IW2-2015 unplaced genomic scaffold, ASM291031v2 Un_scaffold1402, whole genome shotgun sequence DNA region contains:
- the LOC112070715 gene encoding chromobox protein homolog 3 isoform X2, which translates to MGKKQNGKGKKEVLEAEPPEEYVVEKVMDQRIVNGKVEFFLKWKGFTEADNTWEPEDNLDCPELISAFLEAQKNVVEKPDSNKRKSSTDEPETEENKAKKKKDVSDKPRGFARSLDPERIIGATDSSGELMFLMKWKDSDEADLVPAREANTRCPQVVISFYEERLTWHSCPEDEAQ; encoded by the exons ATGGGTAAAAAGCAGAATGGCAAAGGCAAGAAGGAGGTCCTGGAGGCAGAGCCGCCGGAGGAGTATGTTGTGGAGAAGGTGATGGACCAGCGCATCGTCAATGGGAAGGTGGAATTTTTCCTCAAGTGGAAAGGATTTACAGA AGCGGATAACACTTGGGAGCCAGAGGATAACCTGGACTGTCCTGAGCTGATCTCGGCCTTCCTTGAAGCACAGAAGAACGTGGTAGAAAAGCCTGACTCCAACAAGAGGAAGTCCTCAACAGATGAGCCGGAGACAGAGGAAAACAAAgccaagaagaagaaggatgtg agtgaCAAGCCACGGGGCTTTGCCAGGAGTCTGGACCCAGAGAGGATCATCGGCGCAACCGACAGTAGTGGAGAACTTATGTTCTTGATGAAGTG GAAAGACTCGGACGAGGCAGACCTAGTCCCGGCCCGGGAGGCCAACACCCGCTGCCCTCAGGTGGTCATCTCCTTCTACGAGGAGAGGCTGACCTGGCACTCCTGTCCTGAGGATGAAGCGCAGTAG
- the LOC112070715 gene encoding chromobox protein homolog 3 isoform X1 produces the protein MKTSSPLVSQPNMGKKQNGKGKKEVLEAEPPEEYVVEKVMDQRIVNGKVEFFLKWKGFTEADNTWEPEDNLDCPELISAFLEAQKNVVEKPDSNKRKSSTDEPETEENKAKKKKDVSDKPRGFARSLDPERIIGATDSSGELMFLMKWKDSDEADLVPAREANTRCPQVVISFYEERLTWHSCPEDEAQ, from the exons ATGAAAACCTCCTCCCCTCTTGTTTCGCAGCCAAACATGGGTAAAAAGCAGAATGGCAAAGGCAAGAAGGAGGTCCTGGAGGCAGAGCCGCCGGAGGAGTATGTTGTGGAGAAGGTGATGGACCAGCGCATCGTCAATGGGAAGGTGGAATTTTTCCTCAAGTGGAAAGGATTTACAGA AGCGGATAACACTTGGGAGCCAGAGGATAACCTGGACTGTCCTGAGCTGATCTCGGCCTTCCTTGAAGCACAGAAGAACGTGGTAGAAAAGCCTGACTCCAACAAGAGGAAGTCCTCAACAGATGAGCCGGAGACAGAGGAAAACAAAgccaagaagaagaaggatgtg agtgaCAAGCCACGGGGCTTTGCCAGGAGTCTGGACCCAGAGAGGATCATCGGCGCAACCGACAGTAGTGGAGAACTTATGTTCTTGATGAAGTG GAAAGACTCGGACGAGGCAGACCTAGTCCCGGCCCGGGAGGCCAACACCCGCTGCCCTCAGGTGGTCATCTCCTTCTACGAGGAGAGGCTGACCTGGCACTCCTGTCCTGAGGATGAAGCGCAGTAG